A single window of Nematostella vectensis chromosome 4, jaNemVect1.1, whole genome shotgun sequence DNA harbors:
- the LOC5519734 gene encoding gamma-aminobutyric acid type B receptor subunit 2 isoform X2, with product MDNIVFGIFVVLLALAMKSSANVPLYIGGFIDLNTTNGGWNSGGVYPAIELALQHINQDQSLLQGIKLELVIKDSRCSDAYAIKTLVEHITADHTVVMLIGPGCSIAAEPIAIAGKFWNLVQVAYAAGTPRLSDKTLFPLFYRVNAPETVANLAIVAMLKKFKWSRVAIVKEDVAVFNDVSEGLQLLLRRENISLIGANSFITNPDNVITDLKQKDARIIIVLTYEGKCRKLMCSAFRHGFYGKHIVWLLRGWYVEDWSKVVTDVTCSPQEVQSAHGNYIAFEEVILSTSTEKTINGLTPDQLNKLYLRQARNISYPINSYAAYGYDAMWVVALALNRTNTLLKESGLTLHNFTYDNKYIASIINESTAKTRFFGMSGEVAFLDNGDRISSMWIEQFQDDGEIRVGVFDATHGDTGVDRINVTGSFYWPEGSPPPSEPVTITEIVLIEMPLFVTMATIACAGIFLSTLFLILNIKNRQRTFIRMSSPYLNNFIIAGSIMCYTCVILFGVDVFLDESDHVIHSAICSFRLWLLSCGYTLAFGTMFIKTWRVYKIFTNHKLDKQLGRLHDRHLVCMLALMLSVDLLFLSVWQAVDGLKTEIRNVQTENGRNKITILMPVFLACTCTHKLIWLGCLYTYKGLLMIFGLFLAWETRNVSYPALNDSRYIGLSVYNVVIWVSISVPLGYTVVYDSVNAHFALVSSAINICTTSTLLLVFGPKLRSFSISPEHHPESTRASAKSNVVKQHPECPGCKCE from the exons ATGGATAACATTGTCTTCGGAATCTTTGTGGTGTTACTTGCTCTCGCGATGAAGTCCTCCGCTAACGTGCCCCTGTACATCGGCGGTTTTATTGATTTGAACACAACGAATGGAGGGTGGAACAGCGGTGGAGTGTACCCGGCAATTGAACTCGCTCTACAACACATAAACCAGGATCAGTCCTTACTTCAAGGAATAAAACTAGAGCTCGTCATCAAAGATTCGAGG TGTTCGGATGCTTACGCCATTAAAACACTAGTCGAGCACATCACCGCTGACCACACCGTCGTCATGCTTATAGGTCCCGGATGTAGTATCGCCGCGGAACCAATTGCAATTGCTGGAAAGTTCTGGAATCTTGTTCAG GTAGCATATGCTGCCGGGACTCCCCGGCTCTCAGACAAGACCCTGTTCCCGCTGTTCTACCGAGTGAACGCCCCCGAGACTGTCGCGAATCTCGCCATTGTGGCAATGCTAAAGAAGTTCAAATGGAGCCGAGTAGCCATCGTCAAAGAAGATGTTGCCGTCTTCAATGAC GTGAGCGAGGGCCTCCAGTTGCTCCTAAGGCGGGAAAATATCTCTCTCATCGGTGCGAACAGCTTCATCACAAACCCCGATAACGTCATCACAGACCTCAAG CAAAAAGACGCTCGAATCATAATCGTGCTGACGTATGAGGGAAAATGTCGGAAGCTCATGTGCTCG GCTTTTAGACATGGTTTCTATGGCAAACATATTGTGTGGCTTCTGCGGGGTTGGTATGTCGAGGATTGGTCAAAGGTGGTAACGGATGTCACGTGCTCACCACAGGAAGTCCAGAGTGCGCATGGTAACTACATTGCGTTCGAAGAAGTCATTCTCAGTACATCGACGGAGAAGACAATCAACGGCTTG ACTCCGGATCAGCTAAACAAGCTATACCTACGGCAAGCCCGCAACATCTCATATCCTATAAACTCTTACGCGGCTTACGGCTATGATGCGATGTGGGTGGTAGCCCTCGCCCTCAACCGCACCAACACACTGCTCAAGGAGTCCGGACTCACTTTACACAATTTCACCTACGACAACAAATACATTGCTAGTATCATCAACGAATCCACGGCAAAGACTCGGTTTTTCGGCATGTCC GGCGAAGTCGCTTTCCTGGATAATGGTGATAGGATTAGCTCTATGTGGATCGAGCAGTTCCAGGATGATGGTGAAATCAGGGTCGGCGTGTTCGACGCCACGCATGGCGACACAGGTGTCGACAGAATCAATGTCACGGGAAGCTTCTACTGGCCAG AGGGGTCGCCTCCACCGAGTGAGCCAGTCACTATAACTGAAATCGTCTTGATTGAAATGCCATTGtttgttaccatggcaaccataGCATGCGCCGGGATCTTCCTATCCACGTTATTCCTCATCTTGAACATCAAAAACCGTCAAAGAAC ATTCATCCGCATGTCTTCTCCTTATCTGAATAATTTCATCATCGCTGGCTCAATTATGTGTTACACATGCGTAATACTATTTGGGGTTGACGTGTTTCTGGATGAAAGTGATCACGTGATCCATTCTGCTATATGCTCG TTCCGGTTATGGCTGCTGTCATGTGGCTACACTCTGGCATTCGGTACGATGTTCATCAAGACGTGGAGAGTGTACAAAATATTCACCAACCACAAACTGGACAAACAG CTCGGCCGCCTGCAcgaccgccatcttgtttgtaTGCTGGCCTTGATGCTGAGCGTGGATCTCCTTTTCCTGTCCGTATGGCAAGCCGTCGATGGACTCAAAACAGAGATACGGAATGTCCAGACA gagAACGGCCGTAACAAAATCACCATCTTGATGCCTGTGTTCCTCGCGTGCACGTGCACGCACAAGCTGATCTGGCTCGGATGTTTGTACACATACAAAGGACTTCTAATGATATTTGGTCTCTTCCTCGCGTGGGAAACACGCAATGTGTCGTACCCGGCCCTTAACGACTCGCGGTATATCGGTTTGTCAGTGTATAATGTGGTTATTTGGGTGTCTATTTCAGTACCTTTAGGGTATACAGTCGTTTATGATAGCGTTAACGCCCATTTCGCCCTCGTATCGTCGGCAATTAACATCTGCACTACGTCAACGCTGCTGCTTGTGTTTGGTCCAAAG CTACGAAGCTTCTCGATTTCTCCCGAGCATCATCCCGAGAGCACTCGAGCGTCGGCGAAGTCAAACGTCGTCAAACAACACCCAGAGTGTCCCGGATGTAAATGTGAATGA
- the LOC5519734 gene encoding gamma-aminobutyric acid type B receptor subunit 2 isoform X1 — translation MTLRSRNPSSPQTKGRLTNSAFWQRLCKSPKMDNIVFGIFVVLLALAMKSSANVPLYIGGFIDLNTTNGGWNSGGVYPAIELALQHINQDQSLLQGIKLELVIKDSRCSDAYAIKTLVEHITADHTVVMLIGPGCSIAAEPIAIAGKFWNLVQVAYAAGTPRLSDKTLFPLFYRVNAPETVANLAIVAMLKKFKWSRVAIVKEDVAVFNDVSEGLQLLLRRENISLIGANSFITNPDNVITDLKQKDARIIIVLTYEGKCRKLMCSAFRHGFYGKHIVWLLRGWYVEDWSKVVTDVTCSPQEVQSAHGNYIAFEEVILSTSTEKTINGLTPDQLNKLYLRQARNISYPINSYAAYGYDAMWVVALALNRTNTLLKESGLTLHNFTYDNKYIASIINESTAKTRFFGMSGEVAFLDNGDRISSMWIEQFQDDGEIRVGVFDATHGDTGVDRINVTGSFYWPEGSPPPSEPVTITEIVLIEMPLFVTMATIACAGIFLSTLFLILNIKNRQRTFIRMSSPYLNNFIIAGSIMCYTCVILFGVDVFLDESDHVIHSAICSFRLWLLSCGYTLAFGTMFIKTWRVYKIFTNHKLDKQLGRLHDRHLVCMLALMLSVDLLFLSVWQAVDGLKTEIRNVQTENGRNKITILMPVFLACTCTHKLIWLGCLYTYKGLLMIFGLFLAWETRNVSYPALNDSRYIGLSVYNVVIWVSISVPLGYTVVYDSVNAHFALVSSAINICTTSTLLLVFGPKLRSFSISPEHHPESTRASAKSNVVKQHPECPGCKCE, via the exons AACCCCAGCTCGCCACAGACCAAAGGCCGACTCACAAACTCGGCATTCTGGCAAAGGCTTTGCAAATCCCCAAAAATGGATAACATTGTCTTCGGAATCTTTGTGGTGTTACTTGCTCTCGCGATGAAGTCCTCCGCTAACGTGCCCCTGTACATCGGCGGTTTTATTGATTTGAACACAACGAATGGAGGGTGGAACAGCGGTGGAGTGTACCCGGCAATTGAACTCGCTCTACAACACATAAACCAGGATCAGTCCTTACTTCAAGGAATAAAACTAGAGCTCGTCATCAAAGATTCGAGG TGTTCGGATGCTTACGCCATTAAAACACTAGTCGAGCACATCACCGCTGACCACACCGTCGTCATGCTTATAGGTCCCGGATGTAGTATCGCCGCGGAACCAATTGCAATTGCTGGAAAGTTCTGGAATCTTGTTCAG GTAGCATATGCTGCCGGGACTCCCCGGCTCTCAGACAAGACCCTGTTCCCGCTGTTCTACCGAGTGAACGCCCCCGAGACTGTCGCGAATCTCGCCATTGTGGCAATGCTAAAGAAGTTCAAATGGAGCCGAGTAGCCATCGTCAAAGAAGATGTTGCCGTCTTCAATGAC GTGAGCGAGGGCCTCCAGTTGCTCCTAAGGCGGGAAAATATCTCTCTCATCGGTGCGAACAGCTTCATCACAAACCCCGATAACGTCATCACAGACCTCAAG CAAAAAGACGCTCGAATCATAATCGTGCTGACGTATGAGGGAAAATGTCGGAAGCTCATGTGCTCG GCTTTTAGACATGGTTTCTATGGCAAACATATTGTGTGGCTTCTGCGGGGTTGGTATGTCGAGGATTGGTCAAAGGTGGTAACGGATGTCACGTGCTCACCACAGGAAGTCCAGAGTGCGCATGGTAACTACATTGCGTTCGAAGAAGTCATTCTCAGTACATCGACGGAGAAGACAATCAACGGCTTG ACTCCGGATCAGCTAAACAAGCTATACCTACGGCAAGCCCGCAACATCTCATATCCTATAAACTCTTACGCGGCTTACGGCTATGATGCGATGTGGGTGGTAGCCCTCGCCCTCAACCGCACCAACACACTGCTCAAGGAGTCCGGACTCACTTTACACAATTTCACCTACGACAACAAATACATTGCTAGTATCATCAACGAATCCACGGCAAAGACTCGGTTTTTCGGCATGTCC GGCGAAGTCGCTTTCCTGGATAATGGTGATAGGATTAGCTCTATGTGGATCGAGCAGTTCCAGGATGATGGTGAAATCAGGGTCGGCGTGTTCGACGCCACGCATGGCGACACAGGTGTCGACAGAATCAATGTCACGGGAAGCTTCTACTGGCCAG AGGGGTCGCCTCCACCGAGTGAGCCAGTCACTATAACTGAAATCGTCTTGATTGAAATGCCATTGtttgttaccatggcaaccataGCATGCGCCGGGATCTTCCTATCCACGTTATTCCTCATCTTGAACATCAAAAACCGTCAAAGAAC ATTCATCCGCATGTCTTCTCCTTATCTGAATAATTTCATCATCGCTGGCTCAATTATGTGTTACACATGCGTAATACTATTTGGGGTTGACGTGTTTCTGGATGAAAGTGATCACGTGATCCATTCTGCTATATGCTCG TTCCGGTTATGGCTGCTGTCATGTGGCTACACTCTGGCATTCGGTACGATGTTCATCAAGACGTGGAGAGTGTACAAAATATTCACCAACCACAAACTGGACAAACAG CTCGGCCGCCTGCAcgaccgccatcttgtttgtaTGCTGGCCTTGATGCTGAGCGTGGATCTCCTTTTCCTGTCCGTATGGCAAGCCGTCGATGGACTCAAAACAGAGATACGGAATGTCCAGACA gagAACGGCCGTAACAAAATCACCATCTTGATGCCTGTGTTCCTCGCGTGCACGTGCACGCACAAGCTGATCTGGCTCGGATGTTTGTACACATACAAAGGACTTCTAATGATATTTGGTCTCTTCCTCGCGTGGGAAACACGCAATGTGTCGTACCCGGCCCTTAACGACTCGCGGTATATCGGTTTGTCAGTGTATAATGTGGTTATTTGGGTGTCTATTTCAGTACCTTTAGGGTATACAGTCGTTTATGATAGCGTTAACGCCCATTTCGCCCTCGTATCGTCGGCAATTAACATCTGCACTACGTCAACGCTGCTGCTTGTGTTTGGTCCAAAG CTACGAAGCTTCTCGATTTCTCCCGAGCATCATCCCGAGAGCACTCGAGCGTCGGCGAAGTCAAACGTCGTCAAACAACACCCAGAGTGTCCCGGATGTAAATGTGAATGA